In the genome of Fusarium fujikuroi IMI 58289 draft genome, chromosome FFUJ_chr02, one region contains:
- a CDS encoding related to translation elongation factor HBS1 protein: MSRHRIVHTFNANDIVSEFDGDDYEDEVEDELSPEDRKAMEEGTAEVRRALGTEANKVTKAQIEEALWHYYYDIDKSVTYLMKTFIAPAPKPAKKAPEGMSVFFSASQRLFGTGADHGRLSNGHTSIMDLPPALGVPAWHFDDMPWMSVPQERQTVFIEPERPRGGLLGGGEGPPKMSKLQALAAARKKKTEEKKELERAGRGLERLSINESQKENQPILGQVRQAPEPTLRVKSPPQEESTEVAAITDNLKDTDSTPKGWLMDEDLPVMMPRAAPSAFARTLFGSAPSKAPRPDEIFAMPYTSSPIYVAEAFAEPSPDDVVLAAQAKAGKKPVAKAPKKAQKEKDKDVSQVAKDVAELNVVEAPPPKSKGLDVLKEYENSSNKRSISFVVVGHVDAGKSTLMGRLLLELKFVEKHTIDRYRKQAEKSGKQSFALAWVMDQRSEERERGVTIDIATNHFETEKTSFTILDAPGHRDFVPNMIAGASQADFAILVIDANTGAYEKGLKGQTREHVFLLRSLGVQRLVIAVNKLDMVGWSHERFDEIAQQVNAFLAGLGFQPKNIDFIPISGLNGDNLVRRTEDTAASWYTGPTLIEALENSEPSTTRALKNPFRMAISEVFRSQLGTTTIAGRVDSGSVQLGDALLVQPSGEEAYVKSIMVDSGMQDWAVAGQSVSVALTNIDPIHIRVGDMLCHTKDPISCGDTFTMKAMAFEHLMPMPVDLHRGRLHSAGQIVSITATLDKATGAIIKKKPRVVQPGGVARVVIKLAAKVPLESGQRVVIRSGGETVAAGLLE, translated from the exons ATGTCGCGCCATCGAATCGTTCACACTTTCAATGCAAATGATATAGTATCCGAATTTGACGGAGATGACTATGAAGACGAAGTAGAAGATGAGCTCAGCCCAGAAGATCGCAAGGCCATGGAGGAGGGAACAGCAGAGGTTCGTCGGGCTCTGGGCACTGAAGCCAACAAAGTGACAAAAGCACAAATCGAGGAAGCTTTGTGGCACTATTACTACGATATCGACAAATCAGTCACGTATTTAATGAAGACATTCATTGCTCCGGCCCCCAAACCAGCAAAGAAAGCGCCAGAAGGTATGTCAGTCTTTTTTTCTGCTTCGCAACGCCTTTTTGGGACTGGAGCAGACCACGGACGTCTATCAAATGGGCATACGTCTATCATGGATCTTCCACCCGCTCTAGGAGTTCCGGCATGGCATTTTGACGACATGCCATGGATGAGCGTACCTCAAGAACGCCAGACTGTATTTATTGAGCCAGAGCGTCCTCGTGGTGGCTTGTTGGGAGGTGGCGAGGGGCCTCCCAAGATGTCAaagcttcaagctcttgcGGCCGctaggaagaagaagaccgaagagaaaaaagagcTGGAACGAGCCGGAAGGGGTCTGGAAAGACTTTCCATCAATGAGTCACAGAAAGAGAACCAGCCAATCTTGGGTCAAGTTCGCCAGGCTCCTGAACCTACGCTACGAGTCAAATCGCCACCCCAAGAGGAATCAACGGAGGTTGCAGCTATCACCGACAACCTGAAAGATACCGATTCTACTCCCAAGGGATGGCTCATGGACGAGGACCTTCCAGTCATGATGCCTCGAGCTGCCCCATCCGCCTTTGCCCGGACGCTCTTTGGATCTGCTCCGTCCAAAGCCCCAAGGCCTGATGAGATTTTTGCTATGCCATATACATCCTCTCCCATTTATGTCGCCGAGGCTTTCGCCGAACCCAGTCCCGATGACGTGGTGCTCGCAGCCCAGGCGAAAG CGGGGAAAAAGCCAGTGGCCAAGGCTCCTAAAAAGGCCCAAAAGGAGAAAGATAAGGATGTTTCTCAAGTCGCAAAGGACGTTGCGGAGTTGAATGTTGTTGAGGCTCCGCCCCCTAAAAGTAAGGGGCTCGATGTTTTGAAGGAATATGAAAATAGTTCCAACAAGAGAAGTATCAGTTTTGTTGTAGTCG GACACGTCGACGCTGGCAAGAGTACACTGATGGGCCGTTTGTTACTGGAACTTAAATTTGTTGAGAAGCATACCATTGATCGATACCGAAAGCAGGCCGAAAAATCTGGCAAACAGTCTTTTGCTTTGGCATGGGTAATGGACCAAAGAAGTGAGGAGCGAGAACGAGGTGTCACTATCGATATTGCAACAAACCATTTTGAGACAGAGAAGACCAGCTTCACTATTCTCGATGCGCCAGGTCATAGGGATTTTGTACCCAACATGATCGCAGGTGCCAGTCAAGCTGACTTTGCTATCTTGGTCATTGACGCAAATACTGGAGCCTACGAAAAGGGACTTAAGGGGCAAACCCGAGAACATGTGTTTCTCCTACGAAGTCTGGGTGTTCAAAGGCTTGTCATTGCTGTCAATAAGCTGGACATGGTTGGCTGGTCACATGAGCGTTTTGACGAAATTGCACAGCAGGTCAATGCATtccttgctggtcttggcttCCAACCCAAAAACATTGATTTCATCCCTATTTCTGGTCTGAATGGCGACAATCTTGTTCGTCGAACAGAAGACACAGCTGCATCTTGGTACACCGGCCCTACTCTGATTGAGGCTCTTGAAAACTCAgagccatcaacaacacGTGCTCTCAAGAACCCGTTTCGAATGGCTATCTCTGAGGTCTTCAGATCGCAGCTTGGCACAACAACTATCGCTGGTCGAGTTGACTCTGGCTCTGTTCAGCTCGGTGATGCTCTATTAGTGCAGCCAagtggagaagaagcatatGTCAAATCAATAATGGTGGATTCAGGCATGCAAGACTGGGCTGTTGCTGGACAAAGTGTCAGTGTTGCTCTGACCAACATCGACCCTATTCACATTCGAGTTGGCGATATGCTATGCCACACTAAGGATCCTATCAGCTGTGGTGACACTTTCACCATGAAAGCCATGGCGTTTGAGCATCTCATGCCCATGCCTGTTGATCTCCATCGTGGACGACTGCATTCAGCTGGACAGATTGTTTCGATCACAGCAACCTTAGACAAGGCCACTGGGGCAattatcaagaagaagcccagagTTGTCCAGCCTGGTGGTGTTGCCAGAGTAGTTATCAAACTGGCGGCGAAGGTTCCTCTTGAGTCAGGGCAAAGAGTTGTAATCCGAAGTGGAGGTGAAACTGTCGCTGCTGGTTTACTAGAGTAG
- a CDS encoding probable t-complex-type molecular chaperone, epsilon subunit: MDSLNLDVSNAAVMKDEQGRPFIVVRDQGKKKRQFGNEAVKSHILAARTVANIVKSSLGPRGLDKILISPDGDITVTNDGATILQQMEITNHVAKLLVELSKSQDDEIGDGTTGVVVLAGALLEQAADLIDKGIHPIRIADGYDQACDIAVAELDKISDTIEFSREETSNLVKVARTSLGSKIVSKAHDQFANIAVDAVLSVADLERKDVDFELIKVDGKVGGALEDTLLVKGVIVDKDFSHPQMPSEVRDAKIAILTCAFEPPKPKTKHHLDITSVEEFKKLQNYEKEKFIEMIQQIKDTGANLAICQWGFDDEANHLLLQNELPAVRWVGGPEIELIAIATNGRIVPRFEDLTAEKLGSAGIVREMTFGTTREKMLVIEECANTRAVTVFVRGSNKMIIDEAKRSLHDALCVVRNLVRDNRVVYGGGAAEIACSLAVEDEAVKTPGLEQYAMRAFSEALDTVPMTLAENSGLNPIATLAEVKSQQVKAGPEDRGKLGVDCMGRGNNNMKDAFVIDPLIGKKQQLQLATQLCRMVLKVNNVIVSGADDNDF; the protein is encoded by the exons ATGGATTCATTGA ATTTGGATGTGTCGAATG CGGCGGTAATGAAGGATGAGCAAGGCCGACCTTTCATTGTCGTCAGAGA tcaggggaagaagaagcgccagTTTGGTAACGAAGCCGTCAAGTCCCATATTCTCGCCGCTCGAACAGTCGCCAACATCGTCAAGTCCTCTCTCGGACCCCGTGGACTCGATAAGATTCTCATCTCCCCCGATGGAGATATCACCGTGACGAACGATGGCGCTACGATTCTACAGCAGATGGAGATTACAAACCACGTTGCTAAGCTACTAGTGGAGCTTTCCAAGTCTCAAGACGATGAGATTGGTGACGGTACCACTGGTGTCGTTGTCCTCGCTGGTGCTCTGTTGGAACAGGCTGCCGATCTTATCGACAAGGGAATCCACCCTATTCGAATTGCCGACGGTTACGATCAAGCTTGCGATAtcgctgttgctgagctCGACAAGATTTCGGACACCATCGAGTTCTCCCGAGAAGAGACCTCCAACCTTGTCAAGGTCGCCCGAACAAGTCTGGGTAGCAAGATTGTGTCCAAAGCTCATGACCAGTTTGCCAACATCGCCGTTGATGCCGTCCTCTCCGTTGCCGACCTTGAGCGAAAGGATGTCGATTTCGAGTTGATCAAAGTCGATGGAAAGGTCGGAGGAGCCCTCGAGGATACTCTTCTCGTCAAGGGTGTCATCGTCGACAAGGACTTTTCTCACCCTCAGATGCCTTCAGAAGTCCGAGACGCCAAGATTGCCATTCTCACATGCGCGTTCGAGCCCCCgaagcccaagaccaagcaccACCTGGATATTACCAGCGTCGAGGAGTTCAAGAAGTTGCAAAActatgagaaggagaagtttATTGAGATGATCCAGCAGATCAAGGACACAGGCGCTAACCTAGCCATTTGCCAGTGGGGTTTCGATGATGAGGCcaatcatctcctcctccagaatGAGCTACCTGCCGTCCGATGGGTTGGCGGTCCTGAGATTGAGTTGATTGCTATTGCTACCAACGGCCGAATTGTTCCTAGATTTGAGGATCTTACAGCCGAGAAGCTGGGCAGTGCTGGTATCGTCCGTGAGATGACTTTCGGCACAACACGGGAGAAGATGCTTGTCATTGAGGAGTGTGCCAACACCCGAGCTGTTACAGTCTTTGTCCGAGGCAGCAACAAGATG ATCATCGATGAGGCTAAGCGATCGCTACATGATGCCCTGTGCGTGGTGCGAAACTTGGTCCGCGATAACCGTGTCGTTTACGGTGGTGGCGCTGCTGAGATTGCTTGCTCTCTggctgttgaggatgaggctgtcaagacACCCGGGCTTGAGCAGTACGCTATGCGTGCCTTCTCCGAGGCTCTCGACACCGTTCCCATGACCCTGGCCGAGAACAGTGGTCTCAACCCTATCGCTACTCTGGCCGAGGTCAAGAGTCAGCAGGTCAAGGCTGGTCCTGAGGACCGAggaaagcttggtgttgactgCATGGGACGTGGAAACAACAACATGAAGGACGCCTTTGTTATCGATCCTCTTATCggcaagaagcagcagcttcagctcgcCACACAATTATGTCGCATGGtcctcaaggtcaacaatGTGATTGTGTCGGGAGCGGATGACAACGACTTTTAG
- a CDS encoding related to Rtm1p: protein MRDQESIWMYDPSFPLAVVGTVVYGIIFLAIAYLTLIKYRAWYFIVVVIGSAIEVAAYNLRIHSVQNQSEITPFVLTLTYTVLAPVLIAAGNYLLISRLILAVLPPSRHRILRIPGRRLTPVFVFCDVIAFLIQGSGSGIASSDNWQGEMERIGVKVLIVGLAFQLAAFSLFLCVFRRFHVLALRMAVEDAPRGWQKVVLAVYISSILIMVRCIFRVVEFAGGRDTYAFSHEWLFWVCESLPMAVAIGIFCFYHPSRYLGRNGARSKAVRIEDTIELAQGPK from the exons ATGCGAGATCAAGAGTCCATCTGGATGTATGATCCATCCTTCCCACTTGCTGTGGTTGGTACTGTTGTCTATGGCATTATCTTCCTTGCCATTGCATATCTCACTCTGATCAAGTACCGAGCCTGGTACTTCATTGTTGTCGTTATAGGTTCAGCCATTGAAGTTGCCGCTTATAATCTCAGAATCCATTCTGTTCAAAACCAGTCAGAGATC ACGCCTTTTGTCCTGACGCTCACTTACACGGTCCTCGCTCCGGTCCTTATTGCTGCTGGAAATTACCTTCTCATCAGCCGGCTTATCCTCGCTGTTCTTCCTCCATCCCGTCACCGCATCCTCCGAATTCCAGGCCGCCGCCTTACCCCAGTATTTGTTTTCTGCGATGTAATCGCCTTTCTCATTCAAGGGAGCGGCTCTGGTATCGCAAGTTCGGATAACTGGCAAGgagagatggagaggatTGGGGTCAAGGTTCTAATAGTCGGATTGGCATTTCAGCTTGCagccttctctctcttcctctgcgTTTTCAGACGATTCCATGTCCTTGCCCTTCGCATGGCTGTTGAGGATGCGCCTAGGGGTTGGCAGAAAGTTGTCCTTGCAGTTTACATCTCGAGCATCTTGATAATG GTTCGTTGCATCTTTCGTGTTGTTGAGTTTGCTGGAGGGAGAGATACATATGCCTTCAGCCATGAGTGGCTCTTCTGGGTTTGCGAAAGCTTGCCGATGGCTGTTGCTATAGGTATCTTTTGTTTCTATCATCCAAGTCGATATCTTGGAAGGAATGGCGCTCGATCTAAGGCTGTTCGCATTGAAGATACTATCGAGCTTGCCCAGGGCCCCAAATAG
- a CDS encoding related to putative multidrug transporter, whose translation MANTMAEKIEEVAAPLASQDEVQEQHGDKPELSHARKMSILIVMNTVSLVQSFDATCICVVLPSLARELNASFSESLSMGSVFLLATAIAQPIFAEMAHVIGRRPTYVASLVIFIAGTVLCGIAKSSVMLLAGRAVQGVGSGGPQALSGIIHADMFAIRERSRWMSYQHVSWALGTIAGPLIGGAVVQNKDSQWRWIFWCTLPLLGSSLIGAIFLLGYDKGKRNLRLIKNLDWVGILLYIIASVSLLLPLTWGGSRFPWSSAAVIVPLIASFLAFLGLGFYEKTTKKPMFRKSLFRHRSTVLQFASATIHGSLMWMVLYYLAVYFLGIKGQTPLMAGVWALPATITVAPMAAVVGIVAYRTGRYMGFLLGGWALMVAMFGVMTILDKDTPTWVILVMTLFLGIAIGLLIPVMNLGVQATVREEDAGHAISMIYLLRTMGQCMGIAIGIAVFSVQLEKELGKLGLDTAQISNALKMIKASVEHGSLGQQEHMMNAVVKALQCLWMTGSILAGLALILCLFARCPKLPEDPHGPVSAELMPESRFSDTAIGRVWYCFSGKILHKAT comes from the exons ATGGCAAACACGATGGCTGAAAAGATCGAGGAGGTCGCTGCACCTCTTGCCTCCCAAGACGAAgtccaagaacaacatggAGATAAACCAGAGCTCAGCCACGCTCGAAAGATGAGTATCTTGATTGTGATGAATACGGTTTCTCTTGTTCAGTCATTCGATGCGACCTGCATCTGCGTTGTCCTTCCT TCGCTCGCAAGAGAACTGAATGCATCCTTTTCTGAAAGCCTGAGCATGGGATCCGTGTTCCTGTTAGCGACAGCTATAGCCCAGCCCATCTTTGCCGAAATGGCACATGTCATCGGGAGAAGGCCAACATATGTGGCCTCCCTCGTTATCTTCATCGCTGGAACGGTGCTCTGCGGCATTGCAAAAAGCAGTGTAATGCTTCTTGCAGGTCGAGCTGTGCAAGGAGTAGGATCCGGAGGACCTCAGGCATTGTCGGGTATAATCCATGCCGATATGTTCGCGATCCGTGAACGTTCGCGGTGGATGTCGTATCAGCATGTCTCTTGGGCTCTAGGAACTATTGCTGGACCTCTGATTGGAGGAGCTGTTGTTCAGAACAAAGATTCCCAATGG AGATGGATATTTTGGTGCACCCTTCCATTGCTTGGAAGTAGTCTGATAGGAGCCATATTTCTCCTAGGCTATGACAAAGGGAAGCGAAACCTGcgtctcatcaagaatctcgaCTGGGTGGGCATTCTCCTTTATATCATCGCGAGTGTCAGTCTTTTGCTCCCTCTGACTTGGGGTGGCTCACGCTTCCCCTGGAGCTCAGCGGCAGTAATCGTTCCTCTAATCGCTTCGTTCCTCGCGTTCCTAGGGCTGGGATTCTACGAAAAGACGACAAAAAAGCCCATGTTTCGAAAGAGCTTGTTCCGACATCGATCGACAGTCCTCCAGTTTGCCAGTGCGACTATCCACGGCAGTCTCATGTGGATGGTTCTGTATTATCTTGCCGTCTACTTTCTTGGCATCAAAGGCCAGACACCGCTTATGGCTGGTGTATGGGCACTTCCAGCTACTATCACTGTTGCCCCTATGGCGGCTGTCGTAGGGATTGTGGCATACAGGACAGGACGATACATGGGCTTCTTGCTTGGTGGTTGGGCTCTTATGGTCGCCATGTTTGGAGTCATGACAATTCTTGACAAGGACACCCCGACGTGGGTGATCTTGGTCatgaccttgttcttgggcATCGCAATAGGCCTCCTTATTCCAGTCATGAACCTTGGTGTGCAAGCCACGGTCCGAGAGGAGGATGCTGGGCATGCAATCAGCATGATCTATCTGCTTCGAACGATGGGCCAATGCATGGGAATAGCCATTGGTATCGCTGTCTTCTCCGTCCAACTGGAAAAAGAGCTCGGAAAGCTAGGCCTCGACACAGCTCAGATCAGCAATGCCTTGAAGATGATCAAAGCGTCTGTTGAACATGGAAGCCTTGGCCAGCAAGAACACATGATGAACGCTGTGGTGAAAGCGCTGCAGTGTCTCTGGATGACAGGTAGCATCTTGGCCGGCCTAGCTTTGATCCTGTGCCTGTTCGCAAGGTGCCCGAAACTTCCAGAGGATCCGCATGGCCCAGTCAGCGCAGAGCTGATGCCGGAAAGTCGTTTCTCGGATACCGCGATAGGGCGGGTCTGGTATTGTTTCTCAGGCAAGATTCTCCATAAGGCTACGTAG